Proteins encoded within one genomic window of Nordella sp. HKS 07:
- a CDS encoding AtpZ/AtpI family protein, with amino-acid sequence MSKSDDRLKDLGKRLDTSLNQRKEAQGPDKTEGSAAGLAMRAVTELFVGLAVCMGLGWMADKYFGTAPWVMLALMPFGIAAGVVNVMRLSKSKQAEEVLGGKGPVAPSVKDDDED; translated from the coding sequence ATGAGCAAATCAGATGACCGGCTCAAGGACTTGGGAAAGCGACTGGACACCAGTCTGAACCAGCGCAAGGAAGCTCAAGGGCCCGACAAGACCGAGGGATCGGCGGCGGGCCTCGCAATGCGCGCGGTGACCGAGCTTTTCGTCGGTCTCGCCGTGTGCATGGGCCTTGGCTGGATGGCGGACAAATATTTCGGTACGGCGCCGTGGGTCATGCTGGCCCTCATGCCGTTCGGGATCGCTGCGGGGGTCGTCAATGTGATGCGGCTCTCAAAGAGCAAACAGGCCGAGGAAGTGCTGGGCGGCAAGGGCCCCGTGGCGCCTTCGGTCAAGGACGATGACGAGGATTAG
- a CDS encoding DUF721 domain-containing protein, translated as MQTLDKEFRALTRAAFARYGFAYADLITQWPSIVGEAIAQWSEPERIRWPRAAADARKQGGTLVIRVVPGRGLDLQHETPRIIERINAFYGYGAIATVKIMQGALTPRKPARKPLAPLRPAVAQALESRLETVTDPALKEALHRLGKGVLSPRSPQAK; from the coding sequence ATGCAAACGCTCGACAAGGAATTCCGCGCGCTGACGCGCGCCGCCTTTGCCCGCTACGGTTTTGCCTATGCCGACCTGATCACGCAATGGCCCTCGATCGTCGGCGAGGCCATCGCGCAATGGAGCGAGCCCGAGCGGATCAGATGGCCGCGGGCCGCCGCCGATGCGCGCAAACAGGGCGGCACCCTGGTGATCCGCGTGGTTCCCGGCCGCGGTCTCGATCTCCAGCATGAGACGCCCAGGATCATCGAGCGCATCAACGCCTTCTACGGTTACGGCGCCATCGCCACGGTCAAGATCATGCAAGGGGCGCTCACTCCCCGCAAACCCGCCCGCAAGCCCCTCGCCCCCCTCCGTCCGGCAGTAGCCCAGGCGCTCGAATCCCGCCTCGAAACAGTAACGGATCCGGCCTTGAAGGAGGCCCTCCATCGGCTGGGAAAAGGGGTGCTCAGCCCCCGTTCTCCACAGGCCAAATGA
- a CDS encoding AmpG family muropeptide MFS transporter, which produces MVETVAAKKDWWSAVSAYLTPRMLVILAMGFASGLPLLLTLSTLSYWLSKLGVDKTTIGLFALVGTPYTFKFLWSPIMDQVPLPVLTRLLGRRRSWLLVTQVLLAVAIFAMGQVDPRVDPWTTALIAVIVAFLSASQDIVIDAYRIEFLPKDEQGHGAAATQIGYRFGLLLAGAGAVGLSDFYSWSVVFGVLSAAMVASAVLTLLIPEPKGAMAHGKRDYAQWVKESVIAPFADFTSRTGWVVILLFVLFYKFGDALGGTMANPFYVEMGYTGLEIASISKVWGVWMTIVGAVIGGIAVARWGVFRALLIGGILQAVTNFAFAYVALRGAEYGLCAREALAADPNAVVSNLCAAYRHDLPALAIAITADNIAGGAAGAALIAYLSGLCNVAFTATQYALLTSFMAQGRTWLSSGSGWLADHTDWFTFWSLTAFLAVPGLLLLLWIMRLYPSGAVIQRNSST; this is translated from the coding sequence ATGGTTGAAACCGTTGCCGCGAAGAAGGACTGGTGGTCGGCCGTCTCGGCCTATCTCACGCCGCGGATGCTCGTCATCCTGGCGATGGGGTTCGCCTCCGGCCTGCCGCTGCTGCTGACGCTCTCCACCCTGTCCTATTGGCTCTCCAAGCTCGGTGTCGACAAGACCACCATCGGCCTCTTCGCGCTCGTCGGCACGCCATACACCTTCAAGTTCCTGTGGTCTCCGATCATGGACCAGGTGCCGCTGCCGGTCCTGACGCGGCTCCTGGGGCGAAGGCGCAGCTGGCTCCTAGTGACGCAGGTGCTCCTGGCGGTCGCGATCTTCGCCATGGGACAGGTTGACCCGCGGGTCGATCCGTGGACGACCGCGCTCATCGCCGTCATCGTCGCCTTTCTGTCCGCCAGCCAGGACATCGTCATCGACGCCTATCGCATCGAATTTCTGCCTAAGGACGAGCAGGGCCATGGCGCCGCCGCCACCCAGATCGGCTATCGCTTCGGGCTGCTGCTGGCCGGCGCCGGCGCCGTCGGCCTGTCGGACTTCTATTCCTGGTCGGTGGTGTTCGGTGTGCTCAGCGCCGCGATGGTTGCCTCCGCGGTGCTGACCTTGCTCATACCCGAACCCAAGGGCGCGATGGCGCACGGCAAGCGCGACTATGCCCAGTGGGTCAAGGAATCGGTCATCGCACCCTTCGCCGATTTCACCAGCCGCACCGGCTGGGTCGTCATCCTGCTCTTCGTGCTGTTCTACAAATTCGGTGACGCGCTGGGCGGCACGATGGCCAATCCTTTCTATGTGGAGATGGGTTATACCGGATTGGAGATTGCCAGCATCAGCAAGGTCTGGGGCGTGTGGATGACGATCGTCGGCGCCGTCATCGGCGGCATCGCCGTGGCGCGCTGGGGCGTGTTCCGGGCGCTGCTCATCGGCGGCATCCTGCAGGCCGTCACCAATTTCGCTTTCGCCTATGTGGCGCTGCGTGGAGCAGAATACGGTCTCTGCGCCAGAGAGGCCTTGGCCGCCGATCCGAATGCGGTCGTCAGCAACTTGTGCGCCGCCTATCGGCACGATCTCCCAGCCTTGGCGATCGCTATCACTGCCGACAATATCGCTGGCGGTGCCGCTGGCGCGGCGCTCATCGCGTATCTGTCGGGCCTGTGCAACGTCGCCTTCACGGCCACGCAATATGCCTTGCTCACCTCTTTCATGGCGCAGGGCCGCACCTGGCTGTCCTCGGGCAGCGGCTGGCTTGCCGACCACACCGACTGGTTCACGTTCTGGAGCTTGACGGCGTTCCTCGCTGTGCCCGGATTGTTGTTGCTGCTCTGGATCATGCGGCTCTATCCGAGCGGCGCCGTCATCCAGCGTAATTCTTCGACATAG
- a CDS encoding type II toxin-antitoxin system HigB family toxin gives MQVIAKRTQKQFWERYLRAEIPLRNWYQVVDKASWNTPADVKRMFGATVDFVGDNRLIFDIGGNKYRLVVHVAYAFKRVLIKFVGTHAEYDAIDPETV, from the coding sequence ATGCAGGTCATCGCCAAGCGGACCCAGAAGCAGTTCTGGGAACGATATCTTCGGGCCGAGATTCCCCTGAGGAACTGGTATCAGGTCGTGGACAAGGCAAGCTGGAACACGCCAGCCGATGTGAAGCGGATGTTCGGCGCGACCGTCGACTTCGTAGGAGACAATCGCCTTATCTTCGATATAGGCGGCAATAAATACAGACTGGTCGTGCATGTTGCTTATGCCTTCAAACGCGTTTTGATCAAGTTTGTCGGTACGCATGCAGAGTATGATGCCATCGATCCGGAGACCGTGTGA
- the mutY gene encoding A/G-specific adenine glycosylase, whose amino-acid sequence MRDGKIHRLLAWYDRHRRDLPWRARPGEAPDPYHVWLSEIMLQQTTVATVGSYYRKFLDLWPTVEALAAAPREEVLKAWAGLGYYARARNLHACAKVVAEELGGRFPDTEEGLRALPGIGPYTAGAIAAIAFDRKASAVDGNVERVMARLYAIETPLPEAKPEIRARALALVPDRRAGDFAQALMDLGATICAPKRLNCMICPWSEDCSGRKSGIAGELPRKKEKAERPRRKGVAFWVERQDGCVLLRERPDKGLLGGMMEVPSTEWAASVARPEAAAPLAAKWTKTGKRIEHTFTHFHLELDIWSALVPADALVPDGSARWVRKSKLAGEALPSVMRKIVDQMS is encoded by the coding sequence ATGCGTGATGGGAAAATACACAGGCTTCTGGCCTGGTACGACCGTCATCGCCGCGACCTGCCCTGGCGCGCCCGACCCGGAGAGGCGCCCGATCCCTACCATGTCTGGTTGTCGGAGATCATGCTGCAGCAGACGACGGTGGCGACCGTCGGGAGCTATTACCGGAAGTTCCTCGATCTGTGGCCGACGGTCGAGGCGCTGGCGGCAGCGCCCCGCGAAGAGGTTCTCAAGGCTTGGGCGGGGCTTGGCTATTATGCCCGCGCCCGCAATCTCCATGCCTGCGCCAAGGTGGTGGCCGAGGAACTGGGCGGCCGCTTCCCCGATACCGAGGAGGGATTGCGCGCGCTTCCCGGCATCGGCCCCTATACGGCGGGCGCCATCGCCGCCATCGCTTTCGATCGCAAGGCGTCGGCGGTCGACGGCAATGTCGAACGGGTGATGGCGCGGCTTTACGCCATCGAGACGCCTCTGCCCGAAGCCAAGCCTGAAATCCGTGCGAGGGCGCTGGCGTTGGTGCCGGACCGGCGCGCCGGCGACTTCGCTCAGGCGCTGATGGATCTGGGCGCCACCATCTGCGCGCCGAAGCGGCTCAATTGCATGATCTGTCCGTGGTCGGAAGATTGCAGCGGGCGCAAAAGCGGCATCGCCGGCGAGCTGCCGCGCAAAAAGGAAAAGGCCGAGCGCCCGCGCCGCAAGGGCGTCGCCTTCTGGGTCGAACGGCAGGACGGCTGCGTGCTGCTGCGCGAACGCCCCGACAAGGGCCTGCTCGGAGGCATGATGGAAGTCCCGTCCACCGAATGGGCGGCCTCGGTCGCGCGGCCGGAAGCCGCAGCACCGCTCGCCGCGAAATGGACGAAGACCGGCAAGCGGATCGAGCACACATTCACTCACTTCCATCTTGAGCTCGATATCTGGTCGGCCCTTGTGCCGGCCGATGCCCTTGTGCCGGACGGATCGGCGCGCTGGGTGCGCAAGAGCAAACTCGCCGGCGAGGCGCTGCCCAGCGTCATGCGCAAGATCGTCGATCAGATGAGCTGA
- a CDS encoding DsbA family protein produces MYLDRRQLILGASALAASAGFASTAHAVDIAALHAPPASGEMAMGPENAKVVVVEYASASCPHCANFFKTTFQDLKKEYIDTGKIRFIFREFPHNQPALAAFMLARCAPKDKYFPMVDMFFEQQETWLAAPLEGLQKIAQLAGFTKESFDACLKNEEVAKGILAVRDKAEKEFGVDSIPTFFINGELVKGETSIEEFRKRIDPLL; encoded by the coding sequence ATGTACCTAGATCGCCGCCAACTGATTCTCGGGGCCAGTGCGCTGGCCGCCTCCGCGGGCTTTGCCTCGACCGCTCATGCCGTCGACATTGCCGCACTGCACGCGCCGCCGGCCTCCGGCGAAATGGCCATGGGACCCGAAAACGCCAAGGTCGTGGTCGTCGAATATGCCTCGGCGTCCTGTCCGCACTGCGCCAATTTCTTCAAGACGACCTTCCAGGATCTCAAGAAGGAATATATCGACACCGGCAAGATCCGCTTCATTTTCCGGGAGTTCCCGCACAACCAGCCGGCGCTCGCCGCCTTTATGCTGGCCCGCTGCGCGCCCAAGGACAAATATTTCCCGATGGTGGACATGTTCTTCGAGCAGCAGGAGACTTGGCTCGCCGCACCGCTGGAGGGCCTGCAGAAGATCGCCCAGCTCGCCGGCTTCACCAAGGAAAGCTTCGACGCCTGCCTCAAGAACGAAGAGGTGGCCAAGGGCATTCTCGCGGTGCGCGACAAGGCGGAAAAGGAATTCGGGGTGGATTCGATTCCGACCTTCTTCATCAACGGCGAACTGGTCAAGGGCGAGACGTCAATCGAGGAATTCCGGAAGAGGATCGACCCGCTCCTCTAA
- the smc gene encoding chromosome segregation protein SMC yields the protein MKFSRLRLSGFKSFVEPTELVIERGLTGIVGPNGCGKSNLLEALRWVMGESSYKNMRASGMDDVIFSGTTHRPARNMAEVLVTLDNSERTAPPQFNDNETLEIGRRIEREAGSAYRINGRDVRARDVQLLFADVSTGARSPALVRQGQIGEIINAKPQARRLILEEAAGITGLHTRRHEAELKLRAAEQNVARLEDVIGQLQTQLSGLKRQARQAAKYKALSADIRRLEATGLYLAWKDAVEHAERDAKALDEATRVLAEHTQAASEALRHRDDLGDKLPSLRENETVRAAVLQRLTIERSNLDEEEKRAEGRRKELDARLVQAVADLAREEETIHDTSGVLERLAVEEAELNVAQESDAQHRAEAAQKLQEAAEALARAQEALDQANMRLSDLTAKRNAAQRVIDEQRQRITRFEHEAQETAARFQALMAQIAPPSEGERLAQAVETALMVVAAAEESSNEAEAQSRQARQNETDTKQAFEDARRASEKLTTEVRTLSNLLRANDGDLWPPLVDALKVQRGYETALGAALGEDIDASADEAAPVHWRGLPPLSESHPLPDGAEPLTRFVDAPPALARRLSHIGIVSRALGQALQSELKPGQRLVSVEGDVWRWDGFTAAADAPSAAAKRLAERNRLVALEAEMVEAQKAAEQARFQAEQAKGAVETFVRAEREHREAWRAATSAVEVARRALSQHERQVAERLQQTGALDEAKRRVEASLLEAQSRLAAVEAELAELPELDGLIQEIGAYRDGVNSERAVYAEARARHDGVEREAQNRAERLKAIVAEQSQWQERARRAGTQIETLARRVEETRATLAEMAELPQAFADKRLKLLNTLHEAESERKAAADALAEAENSVRAADQALRATQDQASSAREDHARLEARLESSRERHSESERRIAEALHCPPGEIIQTAGLEEDKMPPLDEVERKLNTLREDRERLGGVNLRADEEAEEVAKQLDGLTKERDDVVQAIAKLRGGIQSLNREGRQRLLDAFGTVNENFGQLFTTLFGGGKAELQLIESEDPLEAGLEILANPPGKKPTVLSLLSGGEQTLTAMSLIFAVFLTNPSPICVLDEVDAPLDDHNVERFCNLLDAMLERTETRFLIITHHPLTMARMNRLFGVTMMERGVSQLVSVDLQTAEQLVAEAG from the coding sequence ATGAAGTTCTCGCGGCTCAGGCTTTCGGGCTTCAAGTCGTTCGTCGAACCGACGGAGCTGGTCATCGAAAGAGGTTTGACCGGCATCGTCGGCCCCAATGGCTGCGGCAAGTCCAACCTGCTTGAAGCCTTGCGCTGGGTGATGGGCGAGAGTTCCTACAAGAACATGCGCGCGTCCGGGATGGACGACGTCATCTTCTCCGGCACTACCCACCGCCCGGCCCGCAACATGGCCGAAGTCCTGGTGACGCTCGACAACAGCGAGCGTACCGCGCCGCCGCAGTTCAACGACAATGAGACGCTCGAAATCGGGCGCCGCATCGAGCGCGAAGCGGGCTCCGCCTATCGCATCAACGGCCGCGACGTGCGCGCCCGCGACGTGCAATTGCTGTTCGCCGACGTTTCGACCGGTGCTCGCTCGCCGGCGCTCGTGCGGCAAGGCCAGATCGGCGAGATCATCAACGCCAAGCCGCAGGCACGCCGCCTCATCCTCGAAGAAGCGGCCGGCATCACCGGCCTCCATACCCGCCGGCACGAGGCCGAGCTCAAGCTCAGGGCGGCCGAGCAGAACGTGGCCAGGCTCGAGGACGTGATCGGGCAATTGCAGACGCAATTGTCGGGCCTCAAGCGTCAGGCCCGCCAGGCGGCGAAATACAAGGCACTTTCCGCCGATATCCGCAGGCTCGAAGCGACAGGCCTCTATCTCGCCTGGAAGGATGCGGTTGAGCACGCCGAGCGTGACGCCAAGGCGCTCGACGAGGCGACCCGCGTGCTCGCCGAACACACCCAGGCCGCGTCCGAGGCGCTGCGTCATCGCGACGATCTCGGCGACAAGCTGCCGAGCTTGCGCGAGAACGAGACGGTGCGCGCCGCGGTCCTGCAGCGACTCACCATCGAGCGCTCCAATCTCGACGAGGAAGAAAAGCGCGCCGAAGGCCGGCGCAAGGAACTCGACGCCCGCCTCGTCCAGGCGGTGGCCGATCTCGCCCGCGAGGAAGAGACGATCCACGACACGAGCGGCGTGCTCGAACGCCTTGCCGTCGAAGAGGCCGAGCTCAACGTCGCCCAGGAAAGCGATGCCCAGCATCGGGCCGAGGCGGCGCAAAAGCTGCAGGAAGCGGCGGAGGCGCTTGCGCGCGCCCAGGAGGCGCTCGACCAGGCCAATATGCGGCTCTCCGACCTCACCGCCAAGCGCAACGCGGCGCAGCGCGTCATCGACGAGCAGCGTCAGCGCATTACCCGCTTCGAGCACGAGGCCCAGGAAACCGCGGCCCGCTTCCAGGCGCTGATGGCGCAGATCGCGCCACCTTCGGAAGGCGAGAGGCTGGCGCAAGCGGTCGAGACCGCTTTGATGGTGGTCGCCGCGGCGGAAGAATCGAGCAACGAGGCGGAAGCGCAATCGCGTCAGGCCCGGCAGAACGAGACCGACACCAAGCAGGCTTTCGAGGATGCGCGCCGCGCCTCGGAAAAACTTACGACCGAAGTGCGCACGCTGAGCAACCTGCTGCGCGCCAATGACGGCGATCTGTGGCCGCCGCTGGTCGATGCGCTTAAAGTTCAGCGCGGCTATGAAACCGCACTTGGAGCGGCCCTCGGCGAGGACATCGACGCCTCGGCGGACGAGGCGGCCCCCGTGCATTGGCGCGGCCTGCCGCCCCTGTCGGAATCCCATCCCTTGCCCGACGGCGCCGAGCCTCTGACCCGTTTCGTCGACGCGCCGCCTGCCCTGGCACGCCGCCTCTCGCATATCGGCATCGTCAGCCGGGCACTCGGCCAGGCCCTGCAAAGCGAGCTCAAGCCCGGGCAGCGCCTGGTCAGCGTCGAAGGCGACGTGTGGCGCTGGGATGGCTTCACCGCCGCAGCGGATGCGCCGAGCGCCGCCGCCAAGCGGCTTGCCGAGCGCAATCGTCTGGTCGCCCTCGAAGCCGAGATGGTGGAAGCGCAGAAGGCCGCCGAGCAGGCCAGGTTCCAGGCCGAACAGGCCAAGGGCGCCGTCGAGACTTTCGTGCGCGCCGAGCGCGAGCACCGTGAAGCCTGGCGGGCCGCCACGTCGGCGGTCGAAGTGGCGCGCCGGGCGCTCAGCCAGCATGAGCGGCAAGTGGCCGAGCGGCTACAGCAGACGGGCGCTCTCGATGAAGCCAAGCGCCGCGTCGAGGCCAGTCTCCTCGAAGCACAGTCGCGCCTCGCCGCCGTCGAAGCCGAACTCGCCGAATTGCCGGAACTCGACGGCCTTATCCAGGAGATCGGCGCCTATCGCGACGGCGTCAACAGCGAACGTGCCGTTTATGCCGAGGCGCGCGCCCGCCATGACGGTGTCGAGCGTGAGGCGCAGAACCGCGCCGAGCGCCTCAAGGCGATCGTCGCTGAGCAGTCGCAATGGCAGGAGCGCGCCAGGCGCGCCGGCACCCAGATTGAAACTCTCGCACGGCGTGTCGAGGAGACCCGCGCGACGCTGGCGGAGATGGCCGAGCTGCCGCAGGCTTTCGCCGACAAGCGCCTCAAGCTCTTGAACACGCTGCATGAGGCGGAAAGCGAGCGCAAAGCCGCCGCCGACGCGCTTGCCGAGGCCGAGAACAGCGTGCGCGCCGCCGACCAGGCCCTGCGCGCCACGCAGGACCAGGCATCGAGCGCGCGCGAGGATCATGCGCGCCTCGAGGCGAGGCTCGAATCCTCACGCGAGCGCCATAGCGAGAGCGAGCGGCGCATCGCCGAAGCGTTGCATTGCCCGCCCGGCGAAATCATCCAGACGGCCGGCCTCGAAGAGGACAAGATGCCGCCGCTCGACGAGGTCGAGCGCAAGCTCAATACGCTGCGCGAAGACCGCGAGCGCCTCGGCGGCGTCAATCTGCGCGCCGACGAAGAGGCCGAGGAAGTCGCCAAGCAGCTCGACGGGCTCACCAAGGAGCGCGACGACGTGGTGCAGGCCATCGCCAAATTGCGCGGCGGCATCCAGAGCCTCAATCGCGAGGGGCGCCAGCGCCTGCTCGACGCCTTCGGGACGGTGAACGAGAATTTCGGCCAGCTGTTCACTACCTTGTTCGGCGGTGGCAAAGCCGAGTTGCAGCTCATTGAATCGGAAGACCCGCTGGAAGCCGGCCTCGAGATCCTGGCCAATCCGCCGGGCAAGAAGCCGACGGTGCTGTCGCTGCTCTCGGGCGGCGAGCAGACACTCACCGCGATGTCGCTGATCTTCGCGGTGTTCCTCACCAATCCCTCGCCGATCTGCGTGCTGGACGAAGTCGACGCGCCATTGGACGACCACAATGTCGAACGCTTCTGCAACCTGCTCGACGCGATGCTGGAACGTACCGAGACGCGCTTCCTGATCATCACCCATCACCCGCTCACCATGGCGCGCATGAACCGTCTGTTCGGCGTGACCATGATGGAGCGCGGCGTGTCGCAGCTCGTGTCCGTCGACCTGCAGACTGCCGAGCAACTGGTGGCGGAAGCGGGCTGA
- a CDS encoding type II toxin-antitoxin system HigA family antitoxin → MRNVRAIRNEADYDWALAEIARYFENQPVPGTEDADRFDVLASLIEAYEAKHWTIEPTDPIEAIEFRMELSGYTQKDLSELIGSRSRASEILNRKRPLTMQMAHKLSVEWNIPAEVLLKPYHLDNR, encoded by the coding sequence ATGAGGAACGTCCGCGCGATACGCAATGAGGCTGACTATGATTGGGCGCTCGCCGAAATCGCGCGCTACTTTGAAAATCAGCCCGTACCCGGGACGGAGGACGCGGACCGCTTTGATGTCCTGGCCAGCCTGATCGAAGCCTACGAAGCCAAGCATTGGACCATCGAACCAACCGACCCGATCGAGGCAATCGAATTTAGAATGGAACTCTCGGGCTACACGCAGAAGGACTTGAGCGAACTTATTGGATCTCGCTCGCGGGCTTCAGAGATTCTGAATCGCAAACGTCCTTTGACGATGCAGATGGCGCACAAACTTTCAGTGGAGTGGAACATTCCCGCCGAGGTGCTCCTGAAGCCGTACCACCTCGATAATCGGTAA
- a CDS encoding isocitrate lyase/phosphoenolpyruvate mutase family protein, whose translation MISQAEKGKLFAALHEEPGAFVIPNAWDAGSARLLQHLGFQALATTSAGFAFTVGKPDGTGAVTRDEHLGNAKAIAEASSLPVSADLEGGFGDAPEDCAKTIRLAAETGIVGGSIEDATGRKDDPIYDFEAAVERVTAAAEAARALPFRFTLTARSENFLHDRPNLADTIMRLQAFQDAGADVLYAPGLKNPADIETVVREVDLPVNVLMGMKGIPLTVEDLSRLGVKRISVGGAFTRAALAAFLAAAREVQSKGTFTFTEQATPQSDLNAIFAAWPKN comes from the coding sequence ATGATCAGCCAGGCGGAAAAAGGAAAACTCTTCGCGGCGCTGCATGAGGAGCCGGGCGCCTTCGTCATCCCCAATGCCTGGGATGCCGGCAGCGCCAGGCTCTTGCAGCATCTGGGCTTCCAGGCGCTCGCCACCACGAGCGCCGGCTTCGCCTTCACCGTCGGCAAGCCCGACGGCACGGGCGCCGTTACGCGTGACGAGCATCTCGGCAATGCCAAGGCCATTGCCGAGGCGTCGAGCCTGCCGGTCTCGGCCGATCTCGAAGGCGGCTTCGGCGATGCGCCGGAAGACTGCGCCAAAACCATCCGGCTCGCCGCCGAGACCGGCATCGTCGGCGGCTCGATCGAGGACGCGACGGGCCGCAAGGACGACCCGATCTATGATTTCGAGGCCGCGGTCGAACGGGTCACGGCGGCGGCCGAAGCGGCGCGGGCACTGCCTTTCCGCTTCACCCTCACCGCGCGGTCGGAGAATTTCCTGCATGACCGGCCCAATCTCGCCGACACGATCATGCGGCTGCAGGCCTTTCAGGACGCCGGCGCCGATGTCCTCTATGCGCCGGGCCTCAAGAACCCCGCAGATATCGAGACCGTCGTCAGGGAAGTCGACCTTCCGGTCAACGTGCTGATGGGCATGAAGGGCATCCCCCTCACCGTCGAAGATCTGAGCCGGCTCGGCGTCAAGCGCATCAGCGTCGGCGGTGCTTTTACACGCGCGGCGCTCGCTGCCTTCCTTGCGGCGGCGCGCGAGGTGCAGAGCAAGGGAACCTTCACGTTCACCGAGCAGGCAACGCCGCAGAGCGACCTCAACGCCATCTTCGCCGCCTGGCCGAAGAATTGA
- a CDS encoding ribonuclease HII, translating into MVRIDSSLPNFDLERSAFARGFARVAGIDEAGRGPWAGPVVAAAVILNPEALPQGINDSKKLTHARREELYDIILAGAEVGIGIIDVAVIDRDNILQATYAAMIQAVSALASAPLLALVDGNRAPKLTCPAETVIEGDGKCLSIAAASIIAKVTRDRMMIDLDRQCPGYGFAKHKGYGTADHQEALSRLGPSAHHRRSFEPIRILFETATARVA; encoded by the coding sequence ATGGTGCGAATCGATTCCAGCCTGCCCAATTTCGACCTCGAGCGCTCGGCTTTCGCGCGTGGTTTCGCGCGCGTCGCCGGCATCGATGAAGCCGGCCGTGGGCCGTGGGCGGGACCGGTGGTCGCCGCCGCGGTAATCCTCAATCCGGAAGCGCTGCCCCAAGGCATCAATGATTCGAAGAAACTCACCCACGCCAGGCGTGAGGAGCTCTACGATATCATCCTCGCCGGAGCGGAAGTCGGTATCGGCATTATCGATGTCGCGGTGATCGATCGCGACAATATCCTCCAGGCCACCTATGCAGCGATGATCCAGGCGGTTTCGGCGCTCGCCAGCGCGCCGCTTCTCGCTCTCGTCGACGGCAACCGGGCGCCCAAGCTCACCTGCCCGGCCGAGACGGTCATCGAAGGCGACGGCAAATGCCTGTCGATCGCCGCCGCCTCGATCATCGCCAAGGTCACACGCGACCGGATGATGATCGATCTCGACCGGCAATGTCCGGGTTATGGCTTCGCCAAGCACAAGGGCTATGGCACGGCCGATCACCAGGAAGCGCTGTCGCGACTGGGCCCCTCGGCGCACCACCGGCGCTCTTTCGAGCCCATCCGCATCCTGTTCGAAACTGCAACGGCGCGCGTCGCCTGA
- a CDS encoding site-specific DNA-methyltransferase, with product MGFEAKADLRPLHNTVLVGDCIEQLTKIPTGSVDLVFADPPYNLQLNGDLHRPDQSKVDAVDDDWDKFASFAEYDAFTRGWLRECRRALKPNGALWVIGSYHNIFRVGALLQDMGFWILNDVIWRKSNPMPNFRGKRFTNAHETLIWAGREQSSRYTFNYDAMKALNEELQMRSDWLLPICSGGERLKDDKGDKLHPTQKPESLLRRVLLSSSNPGDVVLDPFFGSGTTGVVAKQLGRNFIGIERDKGYAKAAKARIGLTETLPPEALKVSTGKRAEPRIPFGSLIERGLVKAGDTLYDPAQRVAAKVRADGSIACRDASGSIHKIGAHVQGAEACNGWTFWHMRKGKSLVPIDMLRQQLRQEMGSAD from the coding sequence ATGGGGTTCGAGGCGAAGGCTGATCTTAGGCCGCTTCACAATACAGTTCTGGTCGGCGACTGCATCGAGCAGCTTACCAAGATCCCGACGGGATCGGTCGATCTCGTCTTCGCCGATCCGCCTTATAATCTCCAGCTCAATGGCGACCTCCACCGCCCCGACCAGAGCAAGGTCGACGCGGTCGACGATGACTGGGACAAATTCGCCTCCTTCGCGGAGTATGACGCCTTCACGCGCGGCTGGCTGAGGGAATGCCGGCGCGCGCTCAAGCCCAACGGCGCCCTGTGGGTGATCGGCTCCTATCACAACATCTTCCGCGTCGGCGCGCTGCTCCAGGACATGGGCTTCTGGATCCTCAATGACGTCATCTGGCGCAAGAGCAACCCGATGCCGAATTTCCGCGGCAAGCGCTTCACCAATGCGCATGAGACGCTCATCTGGGCGGGCCGGGAGCAGTCCTCGCGCTACACCTTCAACTATGATGCGATGAAGGCGCTGAACGAGGAGCTGCAGATGCGCTCCGACTGGCTCCTGCCGATCTGCTCCGGCGGCGAGCGCCTGAAAGACGACAAAGGCGACAAGCTGCACCCGACGCAGAAGCCGGAATCGCTGCTCCGGCGCGTGCTGCTGTCTTCCTCCAATCCGGGCGATGTCGTCCTCGATCCCTTCTTCGGCTCGGGCACGACCGGCGTCGTCGCCAAGCAGCTCGGCCGCAACTTCATCGGCATCGAGCGCGACAAGGGTTATGCCAAGGCCGCCAAAGCGCGCATCGGCTTGACCGAGACGCTGCCTCCCGAGGCGCTCAAGGTCTCGACCGGCAAGCGCGCGGAGCCGCGCATCCCCTTCGGCTCGCTGATCGAGCGCGGCCTCGTGAAGGCGGGTGACACTCTCTACGATCCGGCCCAGCGGGTGGCGGCCAAGGTCAGGGCCGACGGCTCGATCGCCTGCCGCGACGCTTCCGGCTCGATCCACAAGATCGGCGCCCATGTGCAAGGGGCGGAAGCCTGCAATGGCTGGACCTTCTGGCACATGCGCAAAGGCAAGTCGCTGGTCCCGATCGACATGCTGCGTCAGCAGCTGCGCCAGGAAATGGGCTCGGCGGACTAA